A genomic region of Arachis hypogaea cultivar Tifrunner chromosome 5, arahy.Tifrunner.gnm2.J5K5, whole genome shotgun sequence contains the following coding sequences:
- the LOC112800668 gene encoding probable NAD(P)H dehydrogenase (quinone) FQR1-like 2, producing the protein MGKGGGCVPSKKKVPHVAGDSPSSATAGTSRTAPIQRDDTSADDTTEIAQASSSEVVAAATGMARLRIFIVFYSMYGHVEGLARRLKKGVDGVEGVEGVLYRVPETLSTEILQQMRAPPKDDGIPVITAEELAAADGVLFGFPTRYGSMAAQMKAFFDSTGQLWKEQKLAGKPAGFFVSTGTQGGGQETTAWTAITQLAHHGMLFVPIGYTFGPGMFKMESIRGGSPYGAGVYAGDGTREPSETELALAEHQGKYMALVVKRLNR; encoded by the exons ATGGGGAAAGGAGGAGGTTGCGTTCCCAGTAAGAAGAAGGTGCCGCATGTTGCCGGTGACTCTCCCTCCTCCGCCACTGCCGGAACATCCCGGACCGCGCCGATCCAACGTGACGACACCTCCGCCGACGACACTACCGAAATCGCCCAAGCGTCGTCGTCTGAGGTGGTCGCCGCCGCTACCGGCATGGCGAGGCTGAGGATCTTCATCGTGTTTTATTCAATGTACGGACACGTGGAAGGCCTAGCGAGGAGGCTGAAGAAGGGCGTGGACGGCGTTGAGGGCGTAGAAGGGGTTCTTTACAGGGTGCCGGAGACGCTCTCGACGGAGATTCTTCAGCAGATGAGGGCGCCGCCCAAAGACGATGGCATACCTGTGATAACGGCAGAGGAGCTGGCGGCGGCGGACGGGGTGCTGTTCGGGTTTCCGACGAGGTACGGGAGCATGGCGGCGCAGATGAAGGCTTTCTTTGACTCCACCGGTCAGCTGTGGAAGGAGCAGAAGCTCGCCGGAAAACCCGCAGGGTTCTTCGTCAGCACTGGCACTCAAGGAGGAGGTCAAGAAACCACTGC ATGGACGGCAATCACACAGCTGGCACACCATGGAATGCTGTTTGTTCCTATTGGATATACATTTGGACCTGGAATGTTCAAGATGGAATCCATTAGAGGGGGTTCGCCTTATGGTGCCGGAGTGTATGCCGGTGATGGCACAAGGGAGCCAAGTGAAACAGAGCTCGCACTTGCAGAGCATCAGGGCAAGTATATGGCTCTTGTGGTCAAGCGGCTCAACAGATGA